The sequence TTTATTGTGCAATAAACCTCATTGACTTTGCATATGTTTGATATCGTAAAAGTATGACTACAAGTCGGTAAGTGCAACAAATTGTTATCCTCAATGATAAAATACCATTTGTTCTTTGAATGAGCAAATTAGTTGTCGCAAGAACGTCGTTGCGATAGCTTGAATTTAACAGCTAGAGCGCGCTCGAGCGAACACAGGATCATGAATGTAAACCACGATCTGTCATTACGGATCCTATGACACATTATTACCGGCAGTTGATAGGATTTCTACATCTATGAAATACGAGGACTCACCCTTGTGCCTACGCCACTGTCTGTAAAGGAGCGCAGCAACCAGCAGCAGGAGAATTGTTGTAAGGAAAGTACCGATTACAGCCCCTGCCACATTTCCTGCCCCAAAACAGGTATCCCGTGGCTCGTCCTCCATTGCTCCTTCTTACACTCTCCTTCGATACATTTCCAACCTGGCTGCTGCAGCGTACTCACGTTTCTTCTCCAAGAAATATCCGTCCTAAACCTTTGAACAGACTAGGTTTCACACTGTTCACCGCGATTCCATTCGATGTGCACAAGAAGACATTATTTTCACTTCGTGAGTCGTTGCCCTTTACCGAAGAATCAGCACCGCGATCGGAGACCGTCCTACTGCCGTGACACCGTGCACGATactaaagagaaagagaagaagtagtaagagaaagagaaaagagagaacggCCCCATGGATCGAGTAAAACAGGTAGCTGCGCAACAGGTGCTTCTGCCTATGAGGTGGGGATTCCATCTCTGCACAATTTACAGAGGGCCGGGGGCAGAGAGGGAACGAGTATGCGAGATCAGTGGGGGACCCTGGCATTCCTTCACCGTTTCAGAGCTGACCGTATTTCTCATACCTCATACCTAGCCTAGAAGTATTGCATGAATGTAAGCCGTAGGAGTGTAAAGAAATGATTCTTATatggattaatttttataaagcgGAAACGCACGCGCCGCTATTGTTACAAATCACTTTTCAAGAATAATTCACAATCCTTGAATGATGATACATCAGCcaatagtatatattatttggtaaaagtatttaagaaaatgataataaattaatgattaacGTGTAATTTAGATGAATACATACAATGTGTATAGAGGTAAttaggaaatgaaaatttcaaatctttcGCATATGATGTTAAATTACTCAatgagaaaatagaattttagaaaatagaacATTATTAGTTTATGACTGTTATTTatacttaaattaaattttacataaggattattattaactaaaCTTATGCTGATGTGTAATAATGTGTAAATCGActtaaaaagcaaaaagattgttttaaaagtaccattactataaaaagttacatttactaatattattagataataattataaattcccTAAACTATGAATGATCAAACTTACAACTATCTTTGATCTTAGCAAACCTAACTATACTTTGAGCATgtcctatacatatacatatatataattctttctaatttatatagtttctaTACACCGGAAATTCTCAAGCAAAGAAATATAGATCGTAAtctgaaaaaaatatagttcatttcattttctttctttattgtaagttgaaattttacatataatgaTCTTAGATATTAAGTATTTTCTCAGGATGAAGATATGTATTGAAGATTTGTATATGGATGAAatatggatatatatatatatatatattaggaaattagttaatgaaaaaaataattacatccATATATACAATTAAGAATATAGCATATTATATATGAGTATTCTTTACTTGtaataaacaatttgaaaacacatatacataatatgtatctgtttaatattatatagtattattaacAACAGAACTGTACAGTGTAACCAGAGATATTCATATACGAactgtttatatatatttgtttttagtTTTAgactaattaaataatatttattaataagaacaataaaaagaaatagagcatttaaaaatatggaCTTTTGGAAAGAATCGTATaagtttgtaaattatttgagACATAAGTaatctgtaaataaatttatcaacaaatgtatgaaattatattgatgtatatacatatgttacaTGAGTTTTGAAATTGGCGCGatacaaataatgaaatagatAGCGCTAAAGTAGTTTgctgttactacgatatagtacatatatttctactGTTTCTACTGttttttctacaattctatAACACTCAATTCCATACTACGATAGAAATGgttcattattttcaattgaGTTGATAGCATGGTCATATAATTAAATCCTACATGTATTTCTACATGTATTCCTACATGTATTCCTACATGTAATCCTGCATGTATTCTAGTCATAACCTGTAAAGTAACAACTAAAAAATGTGACAAaactaaatgtatataatacaaaaatactgCAAGTTGatatgttatatgtaattaataatttaagaaatgaatTACTATATTTGAACCTCGATATTCATGAATATAATcgtggaaaaaaaatataatcgagGTGCTATAACCTAGTTCAATCTGTTATTGAGGCATTATGACGCTTACTCCGAaagatttaacaaaattattggATATCCTTGAAGAAGAAAACCTGGACACGAGTTTGGAAAATCTTTGTAATCAGTTAcatcaaatatttccaaaagaaGATCGATTTAAAGTGGGAATGACGTTGGTTCTCCTTTTACAGCATATAGATTTATTGCCAAAAAATGTTCAACGTATAATAGCAGTTGCATTGTTATTTGACCTTTATAGAGGAGAAACACTAGCATCGACACCATTTGCGTCTGTTTTTGTACAGGTTTTAAGGTCCCAAGAAGATACGAATAATGGAGTACcaaagacaaatttttcagGACACATACCAGTTTTATCACAATgtgaaaaaaatcttttaataagTTTACTGGGATATAACCAAAAGGacattttaaagaaaactCCAAGACAAATTGTGGAtgaattgtattttgtatctGTACCACCTGTTGATTTAAGTAATTTACAAGTACAACTAGCAGAGCGTCGTTCAGAATTACCTTCCATCGCCAAATGTGGAAATCCTGTGATCTTACCTGATATGGATCATTCTAAAGTAACAGAgatcgataaaaatgcaaCAAAAAATATGACAGAAGTTTTAACTGCCAATGATCCACCTTTATGTAGTCAAAGTTATCAACCTGAGTTTTTAAGATTAGTACCTCCTCTTTATCGTTCAGTCGATGAATTACCATGGTTCAATGTTACAGAACCATCTCAATTTACAATTGAATATGATACTAATATGTGTGTCTCAAATTGTGCTGGTGCAGAAGCTCGCAGATTAATGGGCAAAGCATTCAAAAGTGTACTGACGttacaacaacaacagcatcTTGTTAATGAATTGGATAGAGATCCAAAACTGGTATATCATATTGGTCTTACTCCAGGAAAGCTACCAGATTTGGTAGAGAATAACCCTCTGATTGCAATTGAAGTTTTGTTGAAACTTATGCAATCGAGTCaaataacagaatattttagtGTTTTGGTAAATATGGAGATGTCTCTTCATTCAATGGAAGTAGTCAATAGGTTAACTACTACTGTGGATCTACCTACAGAATTTGTTCATTTATACATTAGTAATTGCATTTCTACTTGTGAAACTATAAAAGATCGTTATATGCAGAATCGTTTAGTACGTTTGGTTTGTGTTTTTCTGCAATCCttaattagaaacaaaatCATAAATGTGAAAGAACTCTTTATTGAAGTGCAAGCATTTTGCATTGAATTTAGCCGCATTAGGGAAGCTGCAGCTCTTTTTCGCCTACTTAAACAACTTGAATCTGGTGACATTGGTGGATTGAATGCTCCACccactaataataaattggaTATGTGTTAacatagataataatatactttttaaatatttaatagaaaattaatagagCTATGAAGTTTTGTaactatttttttatgaaaaaattacaacgaattaaaatatttatatataattgatgtttatgtataattttagtatttgataagtaaattattagctatcatttattttcgattaaatGTTAAcgtactatataatattttcattaaaataattaaaagaaaaagtgtatctgcaataatatatataaaatatacttattcaTCTCATAATTTTTGTGCTAGaactaaatgaaatatatgtgtaCTATCTATTGTCatagatatattgtaatatatatgtcttaaaaaataatgtatgttatttcctaataattaataaaaaattgcataaattgCACTTACGAAAAGATAAAATGGACTATTATTTGCGCTcagacgaaatattttttgttactatgtagtttttaatatttgtatattacattatcaAAGTTAGCAAaatcttacaaaatattaacatgtcataaacatttattacatgAAATAAAGGATACAATAGacataaacaataaattctaatatttaattatattacattgtcATTAATGTCGCCTTTCTGATTCATTCAAGGCAGTGTTTACTGTTTATGCAATACAGTCATCACTGTTATTTACTACAATCAACTTAATTGTTAGTAttctaaatatacaaatagCAAATATATATCTTCATTCTATAtttgtgtatacatataatgtaaattttccgTTTTAACGATTTCATTACTTTGCTATATTAGTGTTGATactacaaaaatacaaataaaagcTGTGATTTCTGTTAGTAAGCTATACATAACAACAAGctgtataaaagtaaaaatagaataaatgtGTGAACTATTTATAGCATGTGAATCACCACATTTTTAACTTTTGTAACACTGTTACGTTttttatgtacgtatatatatttacatagttTACATTTTACCATCTACTTCAGAAATAACTCGtaaatcaagaataaaacCATTTTCATTGAGAATATCCgtttcattatatttcaagtaatttgtaaaataaattcaatgatCTATTGCAAGAttatctttgaatattttcaaatggaaattaatatgttctttaaataatctttcacGGTAGTGAATTTCCGgagatttttgtatttatgtttcctaaattatagattaaaatcttacatttctcaatttcttgtatggaaatataaaattcctatGTTAAAAGCCacgcatacatacatacaagtACATAAGTTTTCCGCATCGCCGAGAGATCTAAATGCTCGCACTATTAATGCGTATCAAGCTGAGCTACTACATACTTCGAAAATGATTTCAGTCATTATAcattctgaaaataatttgaaggagaagtttttttgtttaaactaATCAAAATAATAGTAGAAGTTGTGGatgttatttattagaaactattaatttttaattagactgttttttaaattcaaatattaatatcagttttattataatcgaacgaaaaagaatGTTACAAACAAAGATTAGTCAACACTCAATCAAACAATAAATTGCAATaccaaaaatttgttaaatgtattttttcaataaataatcaaggttatctttatttttgtaaataatactaaaaaagtTACGCGGTAGTTACTTTTTTAGTATGAttacaaaatcataaaattcatttggaaagttatgaaaatgtttaacttaaatcattttaaataagagTTGATAACAATGCTTCTCTATTTCAAGAGATAGAATTCAATATATGAATCTAATACATATAGTATGAGAAACTAGTAATAAGAATGTAATAACCTCTTTGTAACAGGCACTGAGTCtaaagtacaaatatataataataataataataagataacaAAGGAAATGTTAGCTAGAgataaatagttttatattttaaaatcctCTTCAGTAATTTGGATTAATATTTAAGGCTATTCTGAGCTattctatttcgttatattgtGGTAGTAAATTTACTAAACAATTCTAAATTACGatgtaatatgaaataatgatTTGCTTTAAATGTATGACTTAAGTACTtacatttatttgatttcgataataatttaacttccagttaaatttttattttcgatttgctatcaatgttattacataattaaaaatttcagaaatattgatcatattaaaataatatatcgaaatTGGTACTGAATCGTAACAGTTTTAAATGCTGCGTGCtatacttacaattagtatCTGTATTACCAACTTAAAGAAAACGAATATATAGAAGAGTACGAAGTTATAgaggaaattacaaaattatttttactttctgcAGACTTAAAAATTAGATCAATTATAAGTATACTTTATTTGTGAATATTAAGTTAATCTTTCTCAATATGTTATTGTGCAAAACTGTTTGTTCAAGATATATCGTGGGATCATTTTATTAGAAACTACGTTTTCCTCAAACTATTAACtattaaagttaaaagtaTTGAAATCCATTTATCGCAATTAGTATTTTGAACAATTGCACTGAACACACATACTGCTTTacttgaatatattaaatagcTAGTTTAAACTaactttaattagaaaattttaatacacttTTGTATAATTCAGTTATAATATAAGGTTCTTTTTTATCGACGTATCtatactttaattttttattctttggatacTAAATGctctacaaaaatattactttcgtACTTGacattgaatataatttttgtatggTATATATAGATTTTCGTACTATCTATATcgcaataattttctttttccctataattgcattttgtctttaaattaaatattttctctgttaATACGGCTtctatagtaaaatattatatagcatataacgtcgATATTGCGTAAAATCCTTTCatttaatatagatatatgtacgcgtattttaaaaaatataatttgtgtttaatatgcaaaaaaaatatatcactgCAGGTCCCTTCGTTACGCGAATTCTCGACTTTTagctacttttattttattttattcgtatgaCTAATTGGAGACGTTATACGAGGACAACAAAACATATAATTTGAGTAGgtaataaacgataatttctcattgaaagatgaaaaattatcaCGCAATTTTTAAGGCCATTTTTGATGCTATTCTTAAGAAGTTTGAGAATGACAATTTCGATAGTGAAGGCACAATATTTCGGCATGCCTCTTatgtaaaaaacaaatatgatAAATCTTTTCATACATATGTTGCAAACAGTGcaattaaaaactatttttttgAACATTATCTTATTGTGTGcgagtaaaataatatacatatatatataatatatataaaataattgtgtCTGTTACTTTCATTAGAAGATGATAACGagtaatttttttgtttcattaaacaGTCTTCcttattatacgatatatgatatgaatttaaactattacgaatacctataaaaaaatgtcattccttgtatcaaatattttttcatgatATTTTTGGAGTAGATAATTCGGATCATTATAAGAacaattaatcgatatttatatcttatattatgaACATTAGATATAAATGTTGAcgtatgaaacatttaattttcgttcaaatcatcttttaattaatttaacttgtAAAACTTGATGTTCTCTTAATTAAGAGACTAGAATTTTGTTCATTAGgagattagaaataaaatggatcTATTAAAACTTAACGAGAAGAAATCtctagaaataattttgtttgcttaaataatagaattatggaaattaatttttaagtgtttaacataaatattttttattataaagtgaaattttcttgGAAGATTAAGTATCTCTCCCAGTActaataaatactttaaaccatgtataaaagtaaaaataaaaataattaatacacattgttcatttttaaataatataaataagaaatctgaacatacgtatataaaaaataaattatcgaagtTATAGAGACatgtaaaattaagaaaatataaatatttgctcACTACGTAAATTATGATATCTACAcgttcatttttatctatatacTTAAATTTGAGCTCTGCATGTTTGCTCTGAACTTTTTCAGATAACAAAGTaagtttctttgttatttgaaactgtttcaatttcattagtaatatccgttttataaattattatatcatcaTTTATAACAACAGATAgagtaacaaataataataaacattttcaacatCGTTTCGCCTCTGTTTGtcattatgaaattaatatgaaacaacagtgttgttaaaaaatttgttgtcCGCTAGCTCATAATTAATCACCCAAACCAATTATTAACGAAGGAGTTGAATCCGTTACTAATGGATGAAAAAATTCCGCTATTTGTCTCGGATGCAGTATTGGTTCCAGAATGTGGTCGAAAATGTATCACATGGTCCCGGTTAATATGGTCCCTGTTCccattataaaaattggatCCAGTTTCATCCTCACCTGGATGTCTCTATTATCAAGGCATGTAAAATAGCTTTCaatcaataaagaaatatcgatatttcgatagaaatagatagatagataggtagaaagaaaggaagataaagagagagagagaaagagggagataACATTTTGAATCTTTGTCttcaaatcaaataatatgGTGACTCGGTTAGGTCTATCCATggattttaaacattttcaaagcCATTTTTGTAAACAAAAGCAGCCGAGAAAATGGAGGTATAAGTATTtgtttacatatacatatgtattgtTTAAATTCTACTTACACTTGCtctgtataatgttacgttGAAAGAGGTCGGATGTTGTTCTACTACTCTAAATTCTACATCACGTGGAAGATATCCATTTGCATATACCTACaagataaaacgataaatatcgCATAAATGACTAAATTATTCTATCGAATGtggtttaaaattatttttgtatttataagatATCAACATAACATTGgctttatttatcataattttgaGTTTTGAACATATTAAATGATGATGcaagtatgaaaattgacTTTCAACAAGTTACCTCTAGTTTATACATTCCTGGCAGTAAAATTCTCCAAAATTCACCATATTTCGTAGTAAGGAAACTAACGTCTCGTGATTTCACTTTAATAGATGCTCTCTCAATGGgatttccattttcatcaATAACAAATCCACGGACACCCCTATGAGCTTCCGCTAAAAATTTAATGAGTgcctaaaaagaaaattaaaatacattgtgTAAGTAAAGTACACACATAGTATCAATTTAATTACGGTAAACTGTGtttgcattattttattatgactTTCACGAATTAGTTTTCCATATTAAGCATCTATTTAAAACACTGGCGAGATAATTCCAGGAACCAAGAGAAGGTACCTTGCAAAGAAATGTTCGATAACGTGCTGgtcttttgaaatatattcttgTCACTTTGATAACTTACCACGCGATTTTCTTCCcagtaaaattgtaaatcagAAGCAGGAGGATATTTACAACACGAAAGTTCCAATGTAATTTCCATACATCCGTTCCATACGTAGTTAAAATCTTGCATTCCACCGGTAAGTGGATACCATTGTGCTCCATTAGTTATACCATTTTTAAAGCCAGGTTGAGATGGCGAGCAGGGTAATCCTTGGTACATAGATCCGTGG comes from Bombus pyrosoma isolate SC7728 linkage group LG2, ASM1482585v1, whole genome shotgun sequence and encodes:
- the LOC122577617 gene encoding CCR4-NOT transcription complex subunit 11; this translates as MTLTPKDLTKLLDILEEENLDTSLENLCNQLHQIFPKEDRFKVGMTLVLLLQHIDLLPKNVQRIIAVALLFDLYRGETLASTPFASVFVQVLRSQEDTNNGVPKTNFSGHIPVLSQCEKNLLISLLGYNQKDILKKTPRQIVDELYFVSVPPVDLSNLQVQLAERRSELPSIAKCGNPVILPDMDHSKVTEIDKNATKNMTEVLTANDPPLCSQSYQPEFLRLVPPLYRSVDELPWFNVTEPSQFTIEYDTNMCVSNCAGAEARRLMGKAFKSVLTLQQQQHLVNELDRDPKLVYHIGLTPGKLPDLVENNPLIAIEVLLKLMQSSQITEYFSVLVNMEMSLHSMEVVNRLTTTVDLPTEFVHLYISNCISTCETIKDRYMQNRLVRLVCVFLQSLIRNKIINVKELFIEVQAFCIEFSRIREAAALFRLLKQLESGDIGGLNAPPTNNKLDMC
- the LOC122577619 gene encoding carboxypeptidase M isoform X2 — its product is MVVSSSPYEHMIGKPDVKYVANIHGNEAVGRELMLHLIRFLVTSYGSDPYITWLLDNTRIHILPSMNPDGFEVSKEGYCEGGQGRYNARGFDLNRNFPDYFKQNNKKSQPETEAVKEWVSKIQFVLSGSLHGGALVASYPFDNTPNSLFQSYTSAPSICPDDDVFQHLSLVYSRNHGSMYQGLPCSPSQPGFKNGITNGAQWYPLTGGMQDFNYVWNGCMEITLELSCCKYPPASDLQFYWEENRVALIKFLAEAHRGVRGFVIDENGNPIERASIKVKSRDVSFLTTKYGEFWRILLPGMYKLEVYANGYLPRDVEFRVVEQHPTSFNVTLYRASRHPGEDETGSNFYNGNRDHINRDHVIHFRPHSGTNTASETNSGIFSSISNGFNSFVNNWFG